A portion of the Fulvia fulva chromosome 1, complete sequence genome contains these proteins:
- a CDS encoding Putative agmatinase 1, with product MVCLLCLSITMLKIFGTVAAFAAAVRAHGDHGSDQEPLQGPHKSLWYNTLPGDGGTQADSVFSGISTFGRVQYSPCLMTDDVKYDIAFIGAPFDTGTSYRPGARFGPSGIRQGSRRLNLYGGYNVPLDANPFNDWATVIDCGDIPVTSYDNSWALHQIEEGHNSVIMRKPATNASLPGISKHGKTLPRVITLGGDHTITLPLLRSMNRAYGPITVIHFDSHLDTWRPKVFGGAPSKIASINHGTYFYHAAQEGLLRNDTNIHAGIRTTLSGLSDYENDGYCGFHIVEAREIDTIGMEGIIKKIHERVGHENPVYLSIDIDTLDPAFAPATGTPETGGWSTRELRTIVRGLKGINLVAADVVEVAPAYDTNAELTTMAAADTLYEVMSLMVLNGPLTKTATVEAKGET from the exons ATGGTCTGCCTGCTCTGCTTGTCCATCACGATGCTGAAAATATTTGGCACAGTGGCTGCTTTTGCAGCTGCTGTGAGGGCCCATGGAGATCATGGAAGTGATCAGGAACCACTTCAAGGGCCGCACAAGAGCTTGTGGTACAACACGCTGCCTGGGGATGGTGGTACTCAA GCAGACTCCGTCTTCTCCGGCATCTCAACTTTTGGACGAGTCCAATACTCCCCATGCCTCATGACAGATGATGTGAAGTACGACATTGCCTTCATCGGTGCGCCATTCGACACCGGCACTTCGTACCGCCCGGGAGCCAGATTTGGCCCAAGTGGAATCAGACAGGGTAGTCGCCGCCTGAATCTCTA TGGTGGCTACAATGTGCCACTGGATGCCAACCCATTCAACGACTGGGCGACCGTCATCGATTGTGGTGACATCCCTGTGACTTC ATACGACAACTCCTGGGCCCTTCACCAAATCGAAGAAGGCCACAACAGCGTCATCATGCGCAAACCCGCTACAAACGCCTCCTTGCCCGGCATCTCCAAGCACGGCAAGACACTCCCACGAGTCATCACCCTTGGCGGTGACCACACTATCACCCTGCCACTCCTCCGAAGCATGAACCGCGCCTACGGTCCCATAACCGTGATC CACTTCGACTCCCACCTCGACACCTGGCGACCGAAGGTCTTCGGCGGTGCACCCTCTAAGATTGCTTCCATCAACCACGGCACCTACTTCTACCACGCCGCGCAAGAGGGACTCCTGCGCAACGACACGAACATCCACGCCGGAATCCGCACGACCCTTTCTGGCCTGTCAGACTATGAGAATGACGGATACTGCGGCTTCCATATCGTCGAAGCGAGGGAGATTGACACTATTGGCATGGAAGGGATCATCAAGAAAATTCATGAAAGGGTTGGACATGAGAATCCCGTTTATTTGAGCATAGACATAGACACGCTCGATCCAGCATTTGCGCCTGCGACTGGGACGCCAGAGACAGGTGGGTGGAGTACGCGGGAGTTGAGGACGATTGTGAGGGGGTTGAAGGGAATCAACTTGGTTGCGGCGGATGTGGTCGAGGTGGCCCCGGCTTACGACACGAACGCGGAGCTGACGACGATGGCGGCCGCTGATACGTTGTATGAGGTTATGAGTTTGATGGTTTTGAATGGGCCGTTGACAAAGACTGCTACTGTTGAAGCGAAGGGGGAGACGTGA
- a CDS encoding Cytochrome c oxidase subunit 12, mitochondrial, with amino-acid sequence MSDDEERVTMPFKFVTAGFDARFPNQNQTKHCWQNYVDYHKCILAKGEDFKPCRQFYLAYRSLCPASWTGRWDDQRENGTFPTRLDQ; translated from the exons ATGTCTGACGATGAGGAGCGCGTCACCATGCCCTTCAAGTTCGTGACAG CAGGCTTCGATGCCCGCTTCCCGAACCAGAACCAGACCAAGCACTGCTGGCAGAACTACGTCGACTACCACAAGTGCATTCTCGCCAAGGGCGAGGACTTCAAGCCTTGCCGTCAG TTCTACCTTGCCTACCGCTCTCTATGCCCGGCATCATGGACAGGACGCTGGGATGATCAAAGAGAGAATGGAACTTTCCCGACGAGGTTGGACCAATAG